In Bactrocera oleae isolate idBacOlea1 chromosome 3, idBacOlea1, whole genome shotgun sequence, a genomic segment contains:
- the LOC106615528 gene encoding uncharacterized protein isoform X3: MATTMQPSATPANAATNPQLKRIVYSKYRELLGSYNDKANAIIETLPAYMVREDRGFHCEPNSAVTATVTAAAAAPPTVASTVASKTIISIPARAPTATASPPSQHITATIAGTTSPATLTNGTAPPNCAAAALLRQVAAAAAAAAAAQGERVSELYGGSAQRGYEAPACVQNAMVTKDKKPFTYTPGGIDLSQIKSERMAKRLARNAQAEGATGASQQNRPTQPQSPGSGGNAASQIGAAGMGMPFQVLPPPPPPAPTGVAGKKLNGTSAPPPPPPPSSSNTLAPPQNGGGPGSAPGSPNAQRKSPTPQRFEPPPLGFRPEIKIPPNPMAALRKVPPPVEKNNFWKDEYVRDRSKSPMVGENDRASSPNTGANGHAVSAAYGEPATVSLNNKLNNNNDANEHVDGYKKPTTTTQQPELNYNSNNSTQQQQQQFTPPQPTYTPSYQPLQQQPQQSHYNNNTPPLPASSPVQQIQQQQQQSPRPEFRSVAPPQSPSVNVYTRQTDSPRAETGTPPQRATDSPFRYGGPQPQQQQPPQQQRAPPAISPLAQQQPSKLYTSSPTGAGVPAQSTSANNSPNSQPAAQTVPWRTQRTPTQQQAQPQQQQSAAIFNNVSPQQQQSQPASAYQGPKPTNVGSLYIAPLAAPTEPQAPTVVRQFQQQQQQARESPIRQIPQQQQQQTPQQQQQAQPLRSTVPWLSSKPKPNDQPEWARPEENGNVVPSSLNRIKSPPPPQPQQQQPIYYQQQPQQQQPQPQLYSYQPEQGNGFAGTAPTNFGGHGIGSTGLRLQINTNPIANNASTQQTGPRERIIPIQLEQTPTNTSQQPNFNVSYGGITTAPSSYVARSPNQFVDQGYNNFPPSAGVQQPAVQRVMSPTQQLNAPRIVQQQQQYTNNNNGASVGPNRSRIIPIAMEGEGTRGPISPSPIVLQNDPRSSPIQSKSFRILQKITDTIDDGNGDDKKAESNVDVEPQLQRPQYARQMSAQQARQQPNVEQMRRMQIAADPQQQQQQSQAPQAWNQGNALKSSQQHTIYNFNDMPQPYIHPSEQQVPEPKKYTGSAIPSRSFKILQAMTTPENAAELAATDCVELNETPLKAKKNPRKNIFNKNCTDNVNEYNEGTSEITNTHSTTHTPSTTSSSSSISSLSSDSCTYPIPKHPYPAFGYAYPYPWYPPPMPPTNGEAYPAWPYPYNMPPPPPPPSTQAQTPTNEHSGNAPPHPVYAPHYPYYYPYYPPPPPPSHIPHAYMQSPHAQNPPNEFDSQNAYHELNASAAYPSYVPPYPYPYPVAPSYSQSTTSSRASSVLPDIIVTPSTDDMPSQVILQHHIKTEKSQPPKRNDAVVIEEVATSDNEMKPQELRREQREGSVIDMLSQRFANMSKVVEHNLNMSKDVEKNYAGERDKEFGEKSPTDNASPGPVGIVTLASETEVSSDSDSSSDEDTDVTPKCVETNGLRAIKSVTNIQIYKNNNININEVDDEDDVTTADGESDIFDEEDNEEDVAEELELDEYIEENDDMDYDNLSVIYEEESEMEHSSEKPNTIIQRDGSNASDATTVERDDAVEQQIEENDNNDDAEEDSTSVTVRLPLKFSFNDENVATVEVGKSQIEERRHSTSSEGKRSTSFVVAELKNDSDNEAVGTYEYDDDCEVSVTISLSGSSRSSSMERSTDTRRVSAAYPIEELPTPEPPSATTSNENVSVSFSLNSRNKFMDQTIRNDVTNNIATFKSATKVKEEIKEPDIRTKQIKEEPVVKESVTPVIPSDDLDFFATLRATKLQAQKMMEQSASYWGKLKEKEEPKKEEVNEEVVISTATDTEPEVDDIWADRNDDLPKPVPKLKLADAKDDFWSTFAAATRKTHEEAQTEDVLVEKISESIAIKKDEAIVQGQVRPNDKFEDMVEAKEKIEAVDESEEVDFWAEIEKSKETKAIEKKPKLKTATAYERKEISEVMHRSNTMKSSTKVLPTVLQAELYTPPPSEQVAEESSDSEEDDSLEDEKEVDYKNVNISRKLSEQKATVEEKEDEEDFWASVEKAKAAIGTTKQYSTHDNIEVDSAQAVAEEIDFWADIEKNKNITTTIKDLPPTYNEEVPSAQDVVEEVDFWANIENNRETIATTEPRSMTNNVVAPSTHAVVEEIDYWTNLENKSEASQTSQHIYDPTLYPEEPREVDTDEEIDFWAEIEAKHQDTDDVNFYKSASFWANRERHNSVDETPYSKVLPKPFPANLPDEPTVNVGLWAALEAAKGEEPEYIDPAVEEEKALAAQFNEIPMEEETVDKAENVEDINQSASDIWEVASLHEPVVANIREPPVVTNEFSKPYQDLEQWINNNDNNENTEPVVEENPKLERAEDVDDANIKRNNYRKAMAFFTTSIDEQKEVNAEKKLRKGRSSNRNSLVGTETTNANEKEIIENAVNNYYKETLEQSTARGKSVGVDSVCTENSLEKSINQARGKSVGVEIEYNIKNTEIPSEPIATDAYTERNKTPTNFEQTLPEVYVEPIVERKRLPNGLPDLGVKKEEVKISVRDRISAFETGAVESPTTVKKTEDSKTHSLSVESCTPRGTLSRNSSQRSESEIEEDDSGVTDMNKLLSETDTESESFPELRKMSSYQRAATHSRLFKLLQDDNDPLEDEKLNKELADEYHAKPSRRKIVHNVSITRRQNPKALTDAETMSQRRERLSLPLRKNTSIDADNPSTPNSPASPIMGQPSSNTSVSDKLVNELVQSLLLKRDSSHLRQMPMEKLQAAAKRVLEEELDSLENTSVETTPALTPNDIKNDKSYADYYDTWSHANGSVDGMPPKAYRALQDVPRRSPWSVRCPRVLSSKTINRDLARVTESPEIFARNSKSPDCLSQSREGSVSRWRKV, encoded by the exons GTATGGCGGCTCCGCTCAACGTGGCTACGAAGCGCCCGCTTGCGTTCAGAATGCAATGGTGACAAAAGACAAGAAGCCATTCACCTACACACCGGGCGGCATTGATCTCTCACAAATCAAATCGGAGCGCATGGCGAAACGTTTGGCGCGTAACGCACAAGCCGAGGGAGCCACGGGCGCTTCACAACAGAATAGACCGACACAGCCGCAATCGCCGGGCAGTGGCGGCAATGCTGCGTCGCAAATCGGTGCCGCCGGCATGGGTATGCCGTTCCAGGTGTTGCCACCGCCGCCACCACCAGCGCCAACCGGAGTAGCGGGTAAGAAATTGAATGGCACATCCgcaccgccaccaccaccaccacctaGCTCCTCCAATACATTAGCACCACCACAGAATGGCGGTGGACCGGGTAGTGCGCCCGGTTCGCCCAACGCGCAACGCAAGTCGCCCACACCGCAACGTTTCGAACCGCCACCATTGGGTTTCCGACCGGAAATCAAAATACCGCCAAATCCAATGGCGGCATTGCGCAAAGTACCACCGCCGGTGGAGAAGAATAACTTCTGGAAGGATGAGTATGTGCGCGATCGCTCCAAGAGTCCCATGGTGGGTGAAAATGATCGTGCTAGTTCACCGAATACCGGTGCTAATGGTCATGCCGTTAGCGCCGCTTACGGTGAACCAGCTACGGTCAGTCTTAACAACAAactgaacaacaacaacgatgccAACGAACATGTCGATG GTTACAAGAAACCAACAACGACTACCCAGCAACCTGAACTTAACTATAACAGCAACAACTCcactcaacaacaacagcaacaattcaCACCGCCTCAACCGACATACACACCATCTTATCAGCCATTGCAGCAGCAACCACAACAGTCccactataacaacaacacaccACCCTTGCCAGCTTCATCGCCAGTACAACAaatacagcagcagcaacaacaatcgcCACGCCCTGAGTTTCGTAGCGTCGCACCGCCTCAATCGCCAAGCGTTAATGTCTATACGCGCCAAACGGACAGTCCACGTGCCGAAACTGGCACTCCGCCACAACGCGCTACCGATAGTCCCTTCAGATATGGTGGTCCACAACCGCAACAGCAGCagccaccacaacaacaacgcgcTCCACCAGCTATTTCACCGCTAGCACAGCAGCAACCATCAAAGCTGTATACTTCATCACCAACCGGCGCTGGAGTTCCGGCACAATCAACATCAGCAAACAATTCTCCCAACTCACAGCCAGCGGCACAAACTGTGCCCTGGCGCACTCAACGTACTCCGACGCAACAACAAGCACAGCCGCAGCAGCAACAATCGGCTGCGATATTTAACAATGTTTCGCCACAGCAACAGCAAAGTCAGCCAGCTTCAGCCTATCAAGGTCCCAAACCG ACTAATGTCGGCTCACTCTATATTGCACCCTTGGCAGCACCTACTGAGCCGCAGGCACCTACTGTTGTGCGTCAAtttcagcaacagcaacaacaagcacgtGAATCACCAATTCGTCAAATaccgcagcaacaacagcagcaaacaccacagcagcaacaacaagcacagcCTTTACGCTCCACTGTGCCTTGGCTGAGCAGCAAGCCGAAGCCAAACGATCAGCCAGAATGGGCGCGTCCCGAAGAAAATGGTAATGTGGTGCCTTCGTCGTTGAATCGCATTAAGTCGCCGCCGCCACcacagccacaacaacaacagccgatTTACTATCAACAACAgccacaacagcaacagccgCAACCTCAGCTCTACAGCTATCAGCCCGAGCAGGGTAACGGGTTTGCTGGAACAGCACCAACGAATTTCGGTGGCCATGGCATTGGCAGCACTGGCTTGCGCTTGCAAATCAATACCAACCCTATTGCCAATAATGCGTCAACTCAACAAACTGGTCCAAGG GAACGTATTATACCCATCCAGTTAGAGCAGACACCGACGAATACATCGCAGCAACCGAATTTCAATGTCAGCTATGGTGGCATCACTACTG CACCGAGCAGCTATGTGGCTCGTTCGCCAAATCAATTTGTTGATCAAGGTTACAACAATTTCCCACCCTCGGCTGGTGTTCAACAGCCAGCTGTTCAGCGTGTGATGTCACCCACACAGCAACTGAATGCACCACGCATtgtacagcaacaacagcaatatacGAATAACAACAATGGCGCTAGCGTTGGCCCTAATCGCTCACGCATCATACCCATCGCTATGGAGGGTGAGGGCACACGCGGCCCTATTTCACCATCACCAATCGTTTTGCAAAA CGATCCACGCTCGTCACCCATACAATCGAAATCCTTtagaattttgcaaaaaatcacTGACACTATTGACGACGGTAACGGCGATGATAAGAAAGCGGAAAGCAATGTCGACGTAGAGCCACAATTACAACGACCACAATACGCGAGACAAATGAGCGCCCAACAGGCGCGTCAACAACCGAATGTAGAGCAAATGAGACGCATGCAAATCGCCGCCGAtccacagcagcagcagcagcagtcacAAGCGCCACAGGCATGGAATCAAG gtAATGCTTTAAAAAGCTCACAGCAGCacactatttacaatttcaatg acATGCCACAACCATATATCCACCCTAGTGAACAACAAGTACCCGAACCGAAAAAATATACCGGTAGCGCAATACCAAGTCGatcgtttaaaattttgcaagcGATGACTACACCAGAAAATGCTG ccGAGTTGGCAGCAACAGATTGTGTTGAATTGAACGAAACCCCTTTGAAAGCCAAAAAAAatccaagaaaaaatatttttaataaaaattgtactgACAATGTGAATGAATATAATGAAGGCACATCCGaaattacaaatacacatagCACTACACACACTCCATCCACCACATCATCCTCATCCTCTATATCATCGCTAAGTTCCGACTCTTGCACATATCCCATACCTAAACATCCCTACCCCGCCTTTGGCTATGCATATCCTTATCCCTGGTATCCACCGCCGATGCCACCGACAAACGGTGAAGCATATCCGGCATGGCCGTACCCATACAACATGCCCCCACCACCACCACCTCCTTCAACACAGGCACAGACACCAACTAACGAACATAGCGGCAATGCCCCGCCACATCCTGTATATGCCCCACACTATCCCTACTATTATCCTTACTATCCCCCACCGCCCCCACCATCACATATCCCCCACGCTTATATGCAATCACCACATGCACAAAACCCCCCCAATGAATTTGATTCGCAAAATGCTTATCACGAACTAAATGCGAGCGCCGCATATCCCAGTTATGTGCCGCCATATCCATATCCCTACCCGGTAGCGCCAAGCTACAGTCAGAGTACGACATCGAGTCGCGCCAGCAGCGTATTGCCCGACATCATTGTTACGCCTAGCACGGATGATATGCCCTCACAGGTTATACTGCAACATCACATAAAAACCGAGAAGAGTCAACCGCCTAAGCGCAACGATGCCGTCGTGATCGAAGAGGTCGCTACGAGTGATAATGAAATGAAGCCGCAGGAGTTGAGGCGCGAACAACGTGAGGGTTCTGTTATTGATATGTTGTCACAACGTTTTGCGAATATGTCTAAAGTTGTCGAACATAACCTAAATATGAGCAAAGATGTCGAGAAGAACTACGCAGGCGAGCGTGATAAAGAATTTGGCGAAAAATCGCCGACGGATAACGCATCGCCAGGCCCAGTAGGTATTGTGACTTTAGCTTCGGAGACGGAAGTGAGTTCGGACTCAGATAGCAGCAGTGATGAGGATACGGATGTGACGCCCAAATGTGTCGAAACGAATGGCTTGCGGGCCATAAAATCTgtcacaaatatacaaatctacaagaataataatataaatatcaatgAGGTGGATGATGAAGACGATGTGACAACGGCTGACGGCGAAAGTGATATCTTCGATGAAGAAGATAATGAAGAAGATGTTGCTGAGGAACTGGAGTTGGATGAATATATTGAAGAAAATGATGATATGGACTATGATAACCTGAGTGTAATATATGAAGAGGAGAGCGAAATGGAACATAGTAGTGAGAAGCCGAATACAATTATACAACGTGATGGCTCTAACGCCAGTGATGCCACAACAGTTGAGCGCGACGACGCTGTGGAGCAGCAAATTGAGGAGAATGACAATAATGATGACGCAGAGGAGGACTCCACCTCGGTCACCGTACGTCTACCATTAAAGTTCTCATTTAATGATGAGAATGTAGCCACTGTGGAGGTCGGCAAATCTCAAATCGAAGAAAGACGACATAGCACGTCTTCGGAAGGTAAACGCAGCACTTCATTTGTTGTTGCGGAACTTAAAAATGATTCTGACAATGAAGCGGTAGGAACTTATGAGTACGATGATGATTGTGAAGTAAGTGTAACGATAAGCTTGAGTGGTTCGTCACGTTCTAGTTCGATGGAACGCAGTACCGACACACGTCGCGTCTCAGCAGCATATCCAATTGAAGAGCTGCCAACGCCAGAGCCGCCAAGCGCAACAACGAGTAACGAAAATGTTTCAGTGTCATTCTCATTAAATTCGCGCAACAAATTTATGGATCAAACAATCAGGAATGATGTGACCAATAATATAGCGACATTCAAAAGTGCGACAAAAGTAAAAGAAGAAATAAAGGAACCAGATATACGTACGAAACAAATTAAAGAGGAGCCTGTGGTGAAGGAATCAGTCACGCCAGTAATACCCTCCGACGATTTGGATTTCTTTGCCACGCTACGTGCAACTAAACTGCAGGCGCAGAAAATGATGGAACAATCAGCGAGCTATTGGGGCAAGTTAAAGGAAAAGGAGGAACCCAAAAAGGAAGAAGTAAACGAGGAAGTTGTCATCTCTACTGCGACAGACACAGAACCCGAGGTGGATGATATTTGGGCTGATAGAAATGATGATTTACCGAAACCGGTGCCGAAATTGAAATTAGCCGACGCCAAAGACGATTTCTGGTCTACATTTGCAGCGGCAACAAGAAAAACACACGAGGAAGCGCAAACAGAAGATGTTcttgtagaaaaaatttcagaaagCATAGCTATCAAGAAAGACGAAGCTATCGTTCAGGGCCAAGTTAGACCTAATGACAAATTTGAAGACATGGTTGAAGCTAAAGAAAAGATCGAAGCTGTAGACGAATCGGAAGAAGTCGACTTTTGGGCAGAAATTGAAAAATCCAAGGAAACTAAGGCAATTGAGAAGAAACCCAAACTCAAAACTGCTACTGCATACGAGCGTAAAGAAATAAGTGAGGTTATGCATCGATCAAACACTATGAAGTCATCTACAAAGGTTTTACCAACAGTGCTACAAGCCGAGTTGTATACACCGCCTCCATCAGAACAGGTGGCAGAAGAGTCTAGCGATAGTGAGGAAGATGATTCTTTGGAAGACGAAAAAGAGGTTGATTATAAAAACGTGAATATTAGCAGAAAACTTTCCGAACAAAAGGCGACAGTAGAGGAGAAGGAGGATGAAGAAGACTTCTGGGCCTCTGTGGAGAAAGCTAAAGCGGCAATTGGTACAACAAAACAATACTCAACTCACGACAATATAGAAGTTGACTCAGCACAAGCGGTTGCTGAAGAAATCGATTTCTGGGCTGACATTGAAAAGAACAAGAATATTACAACCACAATAAAAGATTTACCTCCCACCTACAATGAAGAGGTGCCATCAGCCCAAGATGTTGTTGAGGAAGTGGACTTCTGGGCTAACATAGAAAATAACAGAGAAACAATAGCTACAACTGAACCACGTTCAATGACCAACAATGTGGTGGCACCTTCAACACACGCCGTTGTAGAAGAAATCGATTACTGGACAAACCTTGAAAATAAGTCggaagcatcgcagacttctcAACATATCTACGATCCCACACTTTACCCTGAAGAACCACGTGAAGTTGATACCGATGAAGAGATCGATTTTTGGGCAGAAATTGAAGCTAAGCATCAAGACACGGACGACGTTAATTTCTATAAATCTGCATCTTTTTGGGCCAACCGTGAACGCCATAATTCTGTCGATGAAACACCTTATTCTAAAGTACTACCTAAACCTTTCCCTGCTAACTTGCCCGATGAGCCAACTGTAAACGTGGGTCTATGGGCAGCATTAGAAGCCGCGAAAGGTGAAGAACCCGAATACATTGATCCAGCTGTTGAGGAAGAAAAGGCTCTAGCAGCACAATTCAATGAGATCCCAATGGAAGAAGAAACAGTAGATAAAGCGGAAAATGTTGAAGATATTAACCAGAGCGCAAGTGACATTTGGGAAGTGGCCTCTCTACACGAACCTGTTGTGGCAAATATAAGGGAGCCACCGGTAGTGACCAACGAGTTTAGCAAGCCATACCAAGACCTCGAACAATGGATAAACAACAacgataataatgaaaatactgaACCGGTGGTGGAGGAGAACCCTAAACTTGAACGCGccgaagatgttgatgacgcaAACATTAAGCGCAATAATTATCGGAAAGCTATGGCCTTCTTCACTACGTCGATTGACGAGCAGAAGGAAGTGAACGCCGAGAAAAAGCTACGAAAAGGACGTTCTTCAAATAGAAACTCGCTGGTCGGCACAGAAACCACGAatgcaaatgaaaaagaaatcaTAGAAAATGCAGTAAACAACTACTACAAAGAAACCCTTGAACAGTCTACAGCAAGAGGCAAGAGTGTCGGGGTGGACAGCGTCTGTACTGAAAATAGCCTAGAAAAATCTATTAATCAGGCAAGAGGTAAAAGCGTTGGTGTGGAAAtcgaatataatataaaaaatacagagATACCTAGTGAACCAATTGCTACCGATGCATACACAGAACGCAATAAAACGCCCACTAATTTCGAGCAAACCCTACCCGAGGTTTATGTGGAGCCCATTGTGGAAAGAAAACGTTTACCTAACGGTTTACCAGATTTGGGTGTTAAGAAGGAAGAAGTTAAGATTTCAGTACGTGATAGAATCTCTGCTTTTGAAACTGGTGCAGTGGAATCGCCAACTACAGTAAAGAAAACTGAGGATAGCAAAACACACTCACTCTCGGTAGAGAGCTGCACACCCAGAGGCACACTATCGCGTAACAGTTCACAACGTTCCGAGTCGGAAATTGAAGAAGATGACTCGGGTGTAACAGATATGAATAAACTACTTTCAGAAACTGACACCGAATCGGAAAGCTTTCCCGAGCTGCGTAAAATGAGCAGCTATCAACGCGCCGCCACACATTCCAGACTCTTTAAGCTGCTGCAAGACGACAACGATCCACTCGAAGACGAAAAGTTGAACAAGGAGCTCGCCGACGAGTATCATGCCAAACCCAGTCGCCGCAAGATCGTGCATAATGTATCCATTACACGTCGACAGAATCCGAAAGCGCTTACCGATGCCGAAACCATGTCGCAACGACGCGAGCGACTCTCTCTGCCACTACGTAAAAACACAAGCATCGATGCGGATAATCCCTCGACACCCAACAGTCCAGCCTCACCCATTATGGGACAGCCGTCCAGTAACACCAGCGTCAGCGATAAACTAGTCAATGAATTGGTACAGAGTTTGCTATTAAAACGCGATAGTAGTCATTTGCGTCAAATGCCTATGGAAAAGCTGCAGGCAGCTGCCAAACGTGTGCTTGAAGAAGAGCTAGACTCGTTGGAGAATACATCCGTCGAGACGACACCGGCACTCACACCAAACGACATCAAGAACGACAAAAGCTATGCCGACTACTATGATACGTGGTCGCACGCGAACGGCAGTGTGGACGGCATGCCACCGAAGGCATATCGCGCCTTGCAAGATGTGCCGCGACGTAGTCCTTGGTCCGTGCGTTGCCCACGTGTGCTTAGCTCGAAAACAATAAATCGCGACTTGGCGCGTGTAACCGAGTCGCCAGAAATTTTCGCGCGAAATAGCAAAAGTCCCGACTGTCTCTCGCAATCGCGCGAGGGTTCAGTGAGTCGTTGGCGCAAAGTTTAG